One Mugil cephalus isolate CIBA_MC_2020 chromosome 10, CIBA_Mcephalus_1.1, whole genome shotgun sequence genomic window carries:
- the hdac10 gene encoding polyamine deacetylase HDAC10 isoform X1 — protein sequence MGTALIYDEEMTKYKLLWVDPACKIEVPERLTVSHEALVKNGLADRCISIPVREATDAEILLAHSEEYLEAVKKTPHMSLEDLKEFTLQYGDVYFHPNIYHCAKLAAGAALQLVDGVMTGKVRNGMALVRPPGHHSMRSAANGFCVFNNVAIAARYAKQKYGVKRVLIVDWDVHHGQGVQYSFEDDPSVLYFSWHRYEHQQFWPQLRESDYDSVGKEKGAGFNINVPWNKVGMENSDYLSVFCHLLLPVAYEFCPDLVLVCAGFDSAIGDPEGEMCASPDIFAHLTHLLMNLAGGKLCAVLEGGYNLTSLAQSVCQTVQTLLGDPVPRPAKLSGPCKSALESLQCVRSAHRQYWSCLRHAADLPTSDISTKRLKLTEEGENAEKKEEGEQSTQDQVWPEPPERMAPPVRCALVLPDDVACPHGCRRFSCSDDLDPLVVSKLRESFLKDSDDSDSLTALSSLISLTEKMEENEICSGLALVRDVTVAMACVIQHLATALSNRLLVVCVGDCEVPSPIGEDGRTLVVQIGSQETNDQKSKYYIPVCLKEGCRDTSGFIQAVFGLVLPLGYEYDPSLVLLVRMPGSGVCDSVWQQLTVLLQGFAQGHTLVLMQEDEKACVGPTASSLLWDPAPPLGQLQAPLPEDVEGVERLRQKLQAEWKLLQTTAAPEAGGGDEH from the exons ATGGGAACGGCGCTGATTTATGATGAAGAGATGACCAAATACAAACTGCTCTGGGTCGA tcCAGCATGTAAGATCGAGGTACCCGAGCGCCTGACGGTGAGCCATGAGGCTTTGGTCAAGAACGGTCTGGCTGATCGCTGCATCTCCATACCCGTCCGCGAGGCCACAGATGCAGAGATTCTGCTGGCTCACAG CGAGGAATACCTGGAGGCAGTTAAAAAGACTCCTCACATGAGCCTGGAGGACTTGAAGGAGTTCACGCTCCAGTACGGGGACGTCTACTTTCACCCA AACATTTATCACTGTGCCAAACTGGCTGCGGGAGCCGCACTGCAACTGGTGGACGGTGTTATGACGGGGAAGGTGAGGAATGGCATGGCTCTAGTGAG ACCCCCAGGACACCACAGTATGCGCAGTGCTGCCAATGGCTTCTGTGTGTTCAACAATGTGGCCATAGCAGCACGATATGCCAAGCAGAAATATGGAGTCAAAAG ggtgtTGATAGTCGACTGGGATGTGCACCACGGTCAAGGGGTGCAGTACAGCTTTGAAGATGATCCGAG CGTGCTCTACTTTTCTTGGCATCGCTACGAGCATCAGCAGTTCTGGCCTCAGCTTAGAGAGTCGGACTACGACAGCGTCGGCAAAGAGAAAGGAGCCGGGTTTAATATAAATGTACCATGGAACAAG GTTGGAATGGAAAACAGTGACTATCTTTCAGTCTTCTGTCATCTCCTTCTTCCAGTTGCATATGAG TTTTGCCCTGACTTGGTCCTGGTGTGTGCAGGCTTCGACTCGGCCATCGGTGATCCAGAG gGTGAAATGTGCGCCTCTCCAGACATATTTGCCCACCTGACTCACCTCCTAATGAACCTAGCTGGAGGGAAGCTGTGCGCTGTGCTGGAG GGAGGATACAACTTGACTTCCCTCGCCCagtctgtgtgtcagacagtTCAGACGTTGCTGGGCGACCCCGTGCCTCGACCTGCAAAGCTCAGCGGCCCTTGTAAAAG tgcaCTCGAGTCCCTCCAGTGTGTCCGGTCAGCTCACAGGCAGTACTGGTCCTGCCTCAGACACGCAG ctgaTCTACCCACCTCCGATATCAGCACCAAGCGCCTTAAATtaacagaagaaggagaaaacgcagaaaagaaggaggagggagagcaaaGCACACAAGACCAAGTGTGGCCTGAGCCTCCAGAGCGCATGGCCCCCCCTGTTCGTTGTGCCCTGGTGCTCCCTGACGATGTGGCTTGTCCACACGGATGTAGACGCTTCAGCTGCTCCGATGACCTCGACCCCCTTGTGGTCAGCAAACTCAG GGAGAGTTTCCTCAAAGATTCGGACGACTCTGACTCCCTCACGGCTCTCAGCAGCCTTATCTCCCTCACGGAGAAAATGGAGGAGAATGAG ATCTGCAGTGGCTTGGCGCTGGTCCGTGACGTCACCGTGGCAATGGCGTGTGTTATCCAGCATCTGGCAACTGCGCTCAGCAACCG GCTTTTGGTCGTGTGTGTCGGAGACTGCGAGGTCCCGAGTCCCATCGGCGAAGACGG GAGGACGCTTGTGGTGCAGATCGGTAGCCAAGAGACGAACGATCAGAAAAGCAAATATTACATTCCTGTGTGTTTGAAGGAG GGCTGCAGGGACACGTCAGGCTTCATACAAGCCGTGTTTGGCCTCGTCTTACCTCTGGGATACGAGTACGACCCCAGCCTTGTTCTGTTGGTTCGGATGCCAGGCAGCGGAGTGTGCGACAGTGTGTGGCAACAGCTGACGGTGCTGCTCCAGGGCTTtgcacaaggacacacactgGTACTAATGCAG GAGGATGAGAAGGCATGTGTCGGCCCCacagcctcctccctcctctgggACCCGGCCCCTCCTCTGGGGCAGCTCCAGGCCCCGCTACCAGAGGACGTGGAGGGTGTTGAGAGACTGAGACAAAAACTACAGGCTGAATGGAAACTGCTGCAGACCACAG CAGCACCAGAAGCTGGAGGAGGGGATGAACACTGA
- the hdac10 gene encoding polyamine deacetylase HDAC10 isoform X2 yields MGTALIYDEEMTKYKLLWVDPACKIEVPERLTVSHEALVKNGLADRCISIPVREATDAEILLAHSEEYLEAVKKTPHMSLEDLKEFTLQYGDVYFHPNIYHCAKLAAGAALQLVDGVMTGKVRNGMALVRPPGHHSMRSAANGFCVFNNVAIAARYAKQKYGVKRVLIVDWDVHHGQGVQYSFEDDPSVLYFSWHRYEHQQFWPQLRESDYDSVGKEKGAGFNINVPWNKVGMENSDYLSVFCHLLLPVAYEFCPDLVLVCAGFDSAIGDPEGEMCASPDIFAHLTHLLMNLAGGKLCAVLEGGYNLTSLAQSVCQTVQTLLGDPVPRPAKLSGPCKSALESLQCVRSAHRQYWSCLRHAADLPTSDISTKRLKLTEEGENAEKKEEGEQSTQDQVWPEPPERMAPPVRCALVLPDDVACPHGCRRFSCSDDLDPLVVSKLRESFLKDSDDSDSLTALSSLISLTEKMEENEICSGLALVRDVTVAMACVIQHLATALSNRLLVVCVGDCEVPSPIGEDGRTLVVQIGSQETNDQKSKYYIPVCLKEGCRDTSGFIQAVFGLVLPLGYEYDPSLVLLVRMPGSGVCDSVWQQLTVLLQGFAQGHTLVLMQEDEKACVGPTASSLLWDPAPPLGQLQAPLPEDVEGVERLRQKLQAEWKLLQTTAPEAGGGDEH; encoded by the exons ATGGGAACGGCGCTGATTTATGATGAAGAGATGACCAAATACAAACTGCTCTGGGTCGA tcCAGCATGTAAGATCGAGGTACCCGAGCGCCTGACGGTGAGCCATGAGGCTTTGGTCAAGAACGGTCTGGCTGATCGCTGCATCTCCATACCCGTCCGCGAGGCCACAGATGCAGAGATTCTGCTGGCTCACAG CGAGGAATACCTGGAGGCAGTTAAAAAGACTCCTCACATGAGCCTGGAGGACTTGAAGGAGTTCACGCTCCAGTACGGGGACGTCTACTTTCACCCA AACATTTATCACTGTGCCAAACTGGCTGCGGGAGCCGCACTGCAACTGGTGGACGGTGTTATGACGGGGAAGGTGAGGAATGGCATGGCTCTAGTGAG ACCCCCAGGACACCACAGTATGCGCAGTGCTGCCAATGGCTTCTGTGTGTTCAACAATGTGGCCATAGCAGCACGATATGCCAAGCAGAAATATGGAGTCAAAAG ggtgtTGATAGTCGACTGGGATGTGCACCACGGTCAAGGGGTGCAGTACAGCTTTGAAGATGATCCGAG CGTGCTCTACTTTTCTTGGCATCGCTACGAGCATCAGCAGTTCTGGCCTCAGCTTAGAGAGTCGGACTACGACAGCGTCGGCAAAGAGAAAGGAGCCGGGTTTAATATAAATGTACCATGGAACAAG GTTGGAATGGAAAACAGTGACTATCTTTCAGTCTTCTGTCATCTCCTTCTTCCAGTTGCATATGAG TTTTGCCCTGACTTGGTCCTGGTGTGTGCAGGCTTCGACTCGGCCATCGGTGATCCAGAG gGTGAAATGTGCGCCTCTCCAGACATATTTGCCCACCTGACTCACCTCCTAATGAACCTAGCTGGAGGGAAGCTGTGCGCTGTGCTGGAG GGAGGATACAACTTGACTTCCCTCGCCCagtctgtgtgtcagacagtTCAGACGTTGCTGGGCGACCCCGTGCCTCGACCTGCAAAGCTCAGCGGCCCTTGTAAAAG tgcaCTCGAGTCCCTCCAGTGTGTCCGGTCAGCTCACAGGCAGTACTGGTCCTGCCTCAGACACGCAG ctgaTCTACCCACCTCCGATATCAGCACCAAGCGCCTTAAATtaacagaagaaggagaaaacgcagaaaagaaggaggagggagagcaaaGCACACAAGACCAAGTGTGGCCTGAGCCTCCAGAGCGCATGGCCCCCCCTGTTCGTTGTGCCCTGGTGCTCCCTGACGATGTGGCTTGTCCACACGGATGTAGACGCTTCAGCTGCTCCGATGACCTCGACCCCCTTGTGGTCAGCAAACTCAG GGAGAGTTTCCTCAAAGATTCGGACGACTCTGACTCCCTCACGGCTCTCAGCAGCCTTATCTCCCTCACGGAGAAAATGGAGGAGAATGAG ATCTGCAGTGGCTTGGCGCTGGTCCGTGACGTCACCGTGGCAATGGCGTGTGTTATCCAGCATCTGGCAACTGCGCTCAGCAACCG GCTTTTGGTCGTGTGTGTCGGAGACTGCGAGGTCCCGAGTCCCATCGGCGAAGACGG GAGGACGCTTGTGGTGCAGATCGGTAGCCAAGAGACGAACGATCAGAAAAGCAAATATTACATTCCTGTGTGTTTGAAGGAG GGCTGCAGGGACACGTCAGGCTTCATACAAGCCGTGTTTGGCCTCGTCTTACCTCTGGGATACGAGTACGACCCCAGCCTTGTTCTGTTGGTTCGGATGCCAGGCAGCGGAGTGTGCGACAGTGTGTGGCAACAGCTGACGGTGCTGCTCCAGGGCTTtgcacaaggacacacactgGTACTAATGCAG GAGGATGAGAAGGCATGTGTCGGCCCCacagcctcctccctcctctgggACCCGGCCCCTCCTCTGGGGCAGCTCCAGGCCCCGCTACCAGAGGACGTGGAGGGTGTTGAGAGACTGAGACAAAAACTACAGGCTGAATGGAAACTGCTGCAGACCACAG CACCAGAAGCTGGAGGAGGGGATGAACACTGA
- the aplnr2 gene encoding apelin receptor 2, producing MSEADFSTAPTPTPPPLFHCDYSDWSPSFSIIPSIYLLAFLVGCLGNSLVLWVYLDRADLRRTRTDVKRQTGHFCCVLRIGQQNSNGASFPETNKANCGHSHRSSSHSTASSSHPPSVPRPSRSLTDSLIASLALADLCFLVTLPLWAVYTAMGYHWPFGQPLCQISSFLTALNMYASVFSLSMLSVERYWVLTGHRHSSHHPPRSLPSRALWILGGVWVVAGVLALPALLLRSVREVELDTESEDDWRLEPADSKFLSCQMDYSMLIGAELDEEERERAQIWWAAALSLKSTLIGFLLPLIILLVCYCSLAQLLSRHFGRGPRPDRRRQRRLLRVIVTLVMAFFLCWLPLHVNKNVSMLLEFGFVPYSCPLDQILLAAQPYVTCLAYLNSCLNPVLYAACDPSFRKRCRGALLTLCRASRRGAEGREGNKDVTEGEKEERSSAFPTRTQEETAERTEDAAEERDGEVEATGTKNITV from the coding sequence ATGTCAGAAGCAGACTTCTCCACCGcccccactcccactccccctcccctcttccacTGTGACTACAGCGACTGgtctccctccttctccatcaTCCCCTCCATCTACCTGCTGGCCTTCCTGGTCGGTTGCCTCGGCAACAGCCTGGTGCTTTGGGTCTACCTGGACCGAGCAGATTTGAGGAGAACAAGGACAGATGTCAAAAGGCAGACTGGACATTTCTGTTGCGTTTTGAGAATCGGTCAGCAGAACTCGAACGGCGCGTCGTTTCCCGAGACGAACAAAGCGAACTGCGGACACAGCCACAGGTCTTCCTCCCAttccaccgcctcctcctctcatcctccctccgtcccccgtccctctcgctctctcacgGACTCTCTGATAGCCAGCCTGGCGTTGGCTGACCTCTGCTTCCTCGTGACCCTGCCGCTCTGGGCCGTGTACACGGCGATGGGCTACCACTGGCCTTTCGGGCAACCCCTCTGCCAGATCAGCAGCTTCCTCACGGCCCTCAACATGTACGCCAGCGTCTTCAGCCTGAGCATGCTCAGCGTGGAGCGGTACTGGGTCCTGACTGGGCACCGGCACTCCAGCCACCACCCCCCTCGGAGCTTGCCCAGCCGGGCTCTGTGGATACTCGGAGGGGTGTGGGTGGTGGCGGGGGTCCTGGCGCTCCCCGCTTTGCTGCTTCGCTCCGTGCGGGAGGTGGAGCTTGACACGGAATCCGAGGATGACTGGCGGCTGGAGCCGGCCGATTCCAAATTCCTGTCCTGCCAGATGGATTACTCAATGCTGATTGGGGCAGagctggatgaggaggaaagggagaggGCGCAGATTTGGTGGGCCGCCGCCTTGAGCCTAAAATCTACTCTCATCGGCTTCCTGCTCCCTCTCATCATCCTGTTGGTGTGCTACTGCTCACTGGCCCAGCTCCTGAGCAGACACTTTGGACGGGGCCCTCGTCCTGACCGCAGGCGACAGCGCAGGCTCCTCAGGGTCATCGTCACTTTGGTGATGGCGTTTTTCCTGTGCTGGCTGCCTCTGCACGTGAACAAAAACGTGTCCATGCTGCTGGAGTTCGGATTCGTCCCGTACTCCTGCCCTTTAGACCAGATCCTGCTGGCTGCTCAACCCTACGTCACCTGCTTAGCGTACCTCAACTCCTGCCTGAACCCCGTCCTCTACGCCGCCTGTGACCCGTCATTCAGGAAGAGATGCAGGGGAGCTCTCCTCACGTTGTGCAGGGCAAGCAGGCGAGGGGCAGAGGGAAGGGAGGGCAACAAGGATGTGACAGAGGGcgaaaaggaggaaaggagcTCAGCTTTTCCCACAAGGACGCAGGAGGAAACAGCAGAAAGGACAGAGGACGCGGCGGaagagagggatggggaggTGGAGGCCACAGGAACCAAAAATATAACCGTTTGA
- the pus7 gene encoding pseudouridylate synthase 7 homolog isoform X2: MADSDALPVAVQPGEKRSCPEDEGEDTPSKKPKVEKDGENGASPRQDEEELDEEASDGEEDGETFADMMKHGLTEVDVGILKYVSDHEGFSGVLKERYSDFVVHEINKQGKIVHLDDLSIPAEAEEAPEPEHETNECEVLTEEQKKQLGELQHFKNKEENVSIEIVDDTKEKRTLIHKAIKTQFPGLETKTEENEGRKFIVAYHAAGKKALAAPRKHFWPKKRGSFCHFVLYKENKDTMDAMNVLSKFLRLRPNMFSYMGTKDKRAITVQEIAVLKITAERLAHLNKCLRNLKVGNFSYKNHPLKLGELQGNHFTVVIRNISGSDEQVHQALTSLKQTGFINYYGMQRFGTTAVPTQHVGRAILKNDWTEVVDLILKPRPGAEKEFLVRCREEWAKTQDPEAALKKLPNKRCVEGQLLRGLSMYGKKNIVTAFGLIPRNNRLMYVHSYQSVVWNTMVSRRIEAFGLKAVEGDLVLRGTTAHVLSAEEAESHSIHDIVMPLPGFDVIYPAHRIGEGYRELLTADGLDIDNMRHKVKDYSLAGAYRRIIIRPSDVSWEVIQYDDPRISLVHSDFEKLENKPAPVFNKEGKYRALRMEFSLPPSTYATMAIREVLKLDTSIKKQTQLNTTWFN, translated from the exons ATGGCTGACTCTGATGCCCTGCCTGTCGCCGTCCAGCCCGGAGAGAAGAGAAGCTGTCCAGAGGACGAAGGAGAAGACACGCCATCGAAGAAGCCAAAAGTTGAGAAGGACGGTGAAAACGGTGCTTCTCCCCGCCAAGATGAGGAGGAGCTCGACGAGGAAGCAAGCGATGGAGAAGAGGATGGTGAGACCTTTgctgacatgatgaagcatGGCCTCACTGAGGTGGACGTGGGCATCCTGAAGTATGTCAGTGACCACGAGGGCTTCTCTGGAGTCCTGAAGGAAAG ATATTCTGATTTTGTTGTGCATGAAATCAACAAACAAGGCAAGATAGTGCATTTGGATGACCTCTCCATCCCAGCAGAGGCTGAA GAAGCACCTGAGCCTGAACATGAAACAAATGAGTGTGAGGTGCTGACTGAAGAGCAGAAAAAGCAGCTTGGTGAGCTGCAGCACTTCAAGAACAAGGAAGAAAATGTCTCCATTGAG ATAGTGGACGACACGAAAGAGAAACGGACGCTGATCCACAAAGCCATCAAGACTCAGTTTCCTGGTCTGGAAACAAAGACGGAAGAGAATGAAGGCCGCAAGTTTATAGTGGCTTACCACGCTGCTGGGAAGAAGGCTTTAGCAG CTCCAAGGAAACACTTTTGGCCCAAAAAACGTGGCAGTTTCTGCCACTTCGTCCTGTACAAGGAGAACAAAGACACCATGGACGCTATGAATGTGCTGTCAAAGTTCCTCAG GCTTAGACCCAACATGTTTTCCTACATGGGAACCAAGGACAAGAGGGCCATCACTGTGCAGGAGATTGCAGTGCTCAA GATCACAGCAGAGAGGCTGGCTCACCTCAACAAGTGCCTCAGGAACCTCAAGGTTGGAAACTTTTCCTACAAAAACCACCCTCTAAAGCTGGGAGAGCTTCAGGGAAACCACTTCACTGTGGTCATCAG GAACATCTCAGGGTCAGACGAACAGGTCCATCAGGCCTTGACATCCCTCAAGCAGACCGGCTTCATCAACTACTATGGCATGCAGCGCTTTGGCACAACAGCTGTGCCCACACAGCATGTCGGCAG GGCTATTCTGAAAAACGACTGGACGGAGGTGGTGGATTTAATTCTGAAGCCTCGTCCTGGAG cagagaaagagtTTCTGGTGCGCTGCAGGGAAGAGTGGGCAAAGACTCAGGACCCAGAGGCGGCGCTGAAAAAGCTGCCCAACAAACGCTGCGTGGAAGGACAGCTGCTGAGAGGCCTGTCTATGTATGGCAAGAAAAACATCGTCACTGCCTTTGGACTG ATCCCCCGTAACAACCGTCTGATGTACGTCCACAGCTACCAGAGCGTGGTGTGGAACACCATGGTGAGCCGCAGAATAGAAGCCTTTGGCCTGAAGGCCGTGGAGGGAGACCTGGTGCTCAGAGGAA CCACGGCACACGTGCTGTCTGCAGAGGAGGCTGAGAGTCACTCCATTCACGACATTGTGATGCCTCTACCTGGGTTCGACGTCATCTACCCGGCTCACCGGA TCGGTGAAGGATACAGAGAGCTGCTCACTGCAGACGGGCTAGACATCGACAACATGAGGCACAAAGTGAAGGACTACTCTCTGGCTGGAGCCTACAGACGCATCATCATCAGACCCAGCGATGTCAGCTG GGAGGTGATTCAGTACGACGACCCCAGGATCTCTCTGGTGCACTCTGATTTTGAAAAACTGGAGAACAAACCTGCCCCCGTCTTCAATAAAG AGGGAAAGTATCGTGCTCTGCGGATGGAGTTCTCCCTGCCTCCCTCGACCTACGCCACCATGGCAATCAGAGAGGTCCTCAAGCTGGACACCAGCATCAAGAAACAGACGCAGCTCAACACCACTTGGTTCAACTGA
- the LOC125015191 gene encoding endonuclease domain-containing 1 protein-like: MVVYRTDQTFICLLIIVMAGAEVQEAISSECKQFLYMGTLPRGLEERPFKKICQFYASKPRFITVYDTFNHIPVYSAYTFKRSDGSKKVDVPWMYEPQLSTVSGSREMQQFPSENIHKNFEDAQAVLDDYSDSVIFERGQLNPDEHQADPYDKAATYTLTNVVPQVREFNVGPWKDHEHTIRRRLNNYCRGTAFVVTGVTNSGHMIRRHNINRLGIPTYLWSAYCCIDFDHNAPYSERSKFPAFAAYGLNDREDNKVQEMTVQQLEDYLKRVTYVSSAFQIFYDNCVPPNSAVHPLP, encoded by the exons ATGGTCGTCTACAGAACAGATCAAACGTTCATCTGTCTTCTTATCATTGTAATGGCAGGAGCCGAGGTGCAGGAAGCCATATCTTCTGAGTGTAAGCAGTTCCTGTATATGGGGACGCTGCCTCGGGGCCTCGAGGAGCGGCCCTTCAAAAAGATTTGTCAGTTCTACGCGAGCAAACCCCGATTCATTACCGTCTACGACACCTTCAACCATATCCCTGTTTACTCTGCGTACACCTTCAAGCGCTCGGATGGCTCCAAGAAGGTTGATGTGCCTTGGATGTACGAGCCGCAG CTCTCCACAGTGTCTGGCTCCAGGGAGATGCAGCAGTTTCCTTCAGAGAACATTCACAAGAACTTTGAGGATGCTCAGGCCGTGCTTGACGACTACTCCGACTCCGTGATCTTTGAACGTGGGCAGCTGAACCCTGACGAACACCAGGCGGACCCTTACGACAAGGCAGCCACCTACACTTTGACGAATGTGGTTCCCCAGGTCCGAGAGTTCAACGTCGGCCCTTGGAAAGACCACGAGCACACCATCCGCAGGAGGCTCAACAACTACTGCCGGGGCACCGCCTTCGTTGTCACCGGGGTCACCAACTCGGGGCACATGATCCGCCGACACAACATCAACCGCCTGGGCATCCCTACCTACCTGTGGTCGGCCTACTGTTGCATCGACTTCGACCACAACGCCCCGTACTCCGAGCGCTCCAAGTTCCCTGCGTTTGCAGCTTACGGGCTCAACGACAGGGAGGATAACAAGGTTCAAGAGATGACGGTGCAGCAACTGGAGGACTACCTGAAGAGGGTAACTTATGTCAGCAGCGCTTTCCAGATCTTCTATGACAACTGTGTGCCTCCTAATAGCGCCGTACATCCATTACCTTGA
- the pus7 gene encoding pseudouridylate synthase 7 homolog isoform X1 produces MADSDALPVAVQPGEKRSCPEDEGEDTPSKKPKVEKDGENGASPRQDEEELDEEASDGEEDGETFADMMKHGLTEVDVGILKYVSDHEGFSGVLKERYSDFVVHEINKQGKIVHLDDLSIPAEAEEAPEPEHETNECEVLTEEQKKQLGELQHFKNKEENVSIEIVDDTKEKRTLIHKAIKTQFPGLETKTEENEGRKFIVAYHAAGKKALAEVKTTTAPRKHFWPKKRGSFCHFVLYKENKDTMDAMNVLSKFLRLRPNMFSYMGTKDKRAITVQEIAVLKITAERLAHLNKCLRNLKVGNFSYKNHPLKLGELQGNHFTVVIRNISGSDEQVHQALTSLKQTGFINYYGMQRFGTTAVPTQHVGRAILKNDWTEVVDLILKPRPGAEKEFLVRCREEWAKTQDPEAALKKLPNKRCVEGQLLRGLSMYGKKNIVTAFGLIPRNNRLMYVHSYQSVVWNTMVSRRIEAFGLKAVEGDLVLRGTTAHVLSAEEAESHSIHDIVMPLPGFDVIYPAHRIGEGYRELLTADGLDIDNMRHKVKDYSLAGAYRRIIIRPSDVSWEVIQYDDPRISLVHSDFEKLENKPAPVFNKEGKYRALRMEFSLPPSTYATMAIREVLKLDTSIKKQTQLNTTWFN; encoded by the exons ATGGCTGACTCTGATGCCCTGCCTGTCGCCGTCCAGCCCGGAGAGAAGAGAAGCTGTCCAGAGGACGAAGGAGAAGACACGCCATCGAAGAAGCCAAAAGTTGAGAAGGACGGTGAAAACGGTGCTTCTCCCCGCCAAGATGAGGAGGAGCTCGACGAGGAAGCAAGCGATGGAGAAGAGGATGGTGAGACCTTTgctgacatgatgaagcatGGCCTCACTGAGGTGGACGTGGGCATCCTGAAGTATGTCAGTGACCACGAGGGCTTCTCTGGAGTCCTGAAGGAAAG ATATTCTGATTTTGTTGTGCATGAAATCAACAAACAAGGCAAGATAGTGCATTTGGATGACCTCTCCATCCCAGCAGAGGCTGAA GAAGCACCTGAGCCTGAACATGAAACAAATGAGTGTGAGGTGCTGACTGAAGAGCAGAAAAAGCAGCTTGGTGAGCTGCAGCACTTCAAGAACAAGGAAGAAAATGTCTCCATTGAG ATAGTGGACGACACGAAAGAGAAACGGACGCTGATCCACAAAGCCATCAAGACTCAGTTTCCTGGTCTGGAAACAAAGACGGAAGAGAATGAAGGCCGCAAGTTTATAGTGGCTTACCACGCTGCTGGGAAGAAGGCTTTAGCAG AAGTCAAAACAACTACAG CTCCAAGGAAACACTTTTGGCCCAAAAAACGTGGCAGTTTCTGCCACTTCGTCCTGTACAAGGAGAACAAAGACACCATGGACGCTATGAATGTGCTGTCAAAGTTCCTCAG GCTTAGACCCAACATGTTTTCCTACATGGGAACCAAGGACAAGAGGGCCATCACTGTGCAGGAGATTGCAGTGCTCAA GATCACAGCAGAGAGGCTGGCTCACCTCAACAAGTGCCTCAGGAACCTCAAGGTTGGAAACTTTTCCTACAAAAACCACCCTCTAAAGCTGGGAGAGCTTCAGGGAAACCACTTCACTGTGGTCATCAG GAACATCTCAGGGTCAGACGAACAGGTCCATCAGGCCTTGACATCCCTCAAGCAGACCGGCTTCATCAACTACTATGGCATGCAGCGCTTTGGCACAACAGCTGTGCCCACACAGCATGTCGGCAG GGCTATTCTGAAAAACGACTGGACGGAGGTGGTGGATTTAATTCTGAAGCCTCGTCCTGGAG cagagaaagagtTTCTGGTGCGCTGCAGGGAAGAGTGGGCAAAGACTCAGGACCCAGAGGCGGCGCTGAAAAAGCTGCCCAACAAACGCTGCGTGGAAGGACAGCTGCTGAGAGGCCTGTCTATGTATGGCAAGAAAAACATCGTCACTGCCTTTGGACTG ATCCCCCGTAACAACCGTCTGATGTACGTCCACAGCTACCAGAGCGTGGTGTGGAACACCATGGTGAGCCGCAGAATAGAAGCCTTTGGCCTGAAGGCCGTGGAGGGAGACCTGGTGCTCAGAGGAA CCACGGCACACGTGCTGTCTGCAGAGGAGGCTGAGAGTCACTCCATTCACGACATTGTGATGCCTCTACCTGGGTTCGACGTCATCTACCCGGCTCACCGGA TCGGTGAAGGATACAGAGAGCTGCTCACTGCAGACGGGCTAGACATCGACAACATGAGGCACAAAGTGAAGGACTACTCTCTGGCTGGAGCCTACAGACGCATCATCATCAGACCCAGCGATGTCAGCTG GGAGGTGATTCAGTACGACGACCCCAGGATCTCTCTGGTGCACTCTGATTTTGAAAAACTGGAGAACAAACCTGCCCCCGTCTTCAATAAAG AGGGAAAGTATCGTGCTCTGCGGATGGAGTTCTCCCTGCCTCCCTCGACCTACGCCACCATGGCAATCAGAGAGGTCCTCAAGCTGGACACCAGCATCAAGAAACAGACGCAGCTCAACACCACTTGGTTCAACTGA